One genomic window of Metopolophium dirhodum isolate CAU chromosome 4, ASM1992520v1, whole genome shotgun sequence includes the following:
- the LOC132942679 gene encoding unconventional myosin-XVIIIa-like isoform X4 codes for MFTPALMRRRYGVTPSRSVSRSLSPLSYRSCHSTTEHRSEFNAKLLELLHENKLAETTGDLAEEHSTVTMVSERLQFESAERQRLEKELLETQTVKTRLAETNEQLEMQLLCMRSTDPSLMSSSSSVAGTMSDDDSAVVNSDKGDQYYRRRYERVCRELEYAKKRLQQQHNDDMEQLLAMKKQLEKKLAGVYEDVEEQRQIVAQWKRKVNKLNSESNDLKLMLEESNSRNNLLEKKQKKFDTELHSLQEELKKEKAQREKITREKDMAMSDKFSMEQTLSSVKLELELKEQKVVGLNRELQELTFSGNTEEEVAALKRSKHQLESKLKDQEEELDDLAGQVQLLEQVKTRLEMGLEQERKEHRRELAQREQENEETRCSAAKKIKALECEIENEHEERTALIRERHDLERRLVDSEDRERCRSMNDQESIARLRRDMKKLKALLRDAQTVQEQRSDSQANRIAMRQLRNQLEDAESARDSALKARSLAETDLAEVTASLDEAQVAKRTAEERAAGLARDKNHLQGQLDENEEELAEVLKKYRGTVQQLSAEQTVQQEQASRIAELDTDRANLQERLAELTFRLDNMETHGDPAGSLNLKRLQLRVTELESKLQLELTTRTRLEVQIARLKETVDRLESERETAQCKENAAQEAVRKMQRSLREARESMAERESRESADVNRKRALEKRAEQAESEVSTVKSDLALALQRIDDLQAAMTGDLDDDDDEFRSSSDDDDDDGGDGDSDDSVTTFLANQGARNTTILQQQKNVDSNN; via the exons ATGTTCACGCCGGCTTTAATGAGAAGACGATACGGCGTAACGCCGTCGCGATCGGTTTCGCGTTCTTTATCGCCATTATCATACCGGTCTTGTCACTCCACCACAGAACATAGGTCAGAATTTAACGCTAAACTTCTCGAACTTCTCCACGAGAATAAG TTGGCGGAAACAACTGGTGACTTAGCCGAGGAGCATTCCACAGTAACTATGGTGTCTGAGCGGTTACAGTTTGAATCGGCTGAAAGACAACGTCTAGAAAAAGAGCTACTAGAGACACAGACCGTCAAGACCCGGTTGGCTGAAACTAATGAACAATTGGAAATGCAGCTGCTATGCATGAGGTCTACCGATCCTTCGTTAatgtcatcgtcgtcgtccgtAGCCGGAACAATGAGTGATGACGATAGTGCTGTAGTGAATAGCGATAAGGGTGACCAGTATTATAGACGACGATATGAACGCGTTTGTCGTGAATTAGAGTATGCTAAGAAGCGATTACAGCAACAGCATAATGACGACATGGAGCAACTATTGGCCATGAAAAAACAGCTTGAAAAAAAA ttgGCTGGTGTTTACGAAGACGTAGAAGAACAACGTCAAATTGTAGCCCAATGGAAACGAAAGGTTAATAAGCTGAATTCTGAATCAAACGACCTCAAACTTATGTTGGAAGAAAGCAACTCAAGAAATAATTTACTCGAAAAGAAACAAAAGaa attcGATACAGAGTTGCATTCATTGCAAgaggaattaaaaaaagaaaaagctcaAAGAGAAAAAATTACCAGAGAAAAAGATATGGCCATGTCGGATAAATTTTCAATGGAGCAAACTTTAAGT aGTGTCAAGTTGGAGTTGGAGCTTAAGGAACAGAAAGTCGTTGGCTTGAATCGCGAGCTACAGGAGTTAACGTTTAGCGGCAACACCGAGGAAGAAGTCGCAGCACTCAAGCGATCCAAACACCAGCTGGAGAGTAAACTCAAAGACCAAGAAGAAGAACTTGACGATCTTGCTGGCCAGGTGCAGTTACTGGAGCAGGTGAAAACTCGTCTGGAGATGGGACTCGAACAGGAAAGGAAGGAACATCGAAGAGAGTTGGCTCAACGCGAACAAGAGAACGAGGAGACTCGGTGTTCGGCGGCAAAAAAGATCAAGGCGCTGGAATGCGAGATCGAAAACGAGCACGAAGAGAGGACGGCGCTGATCCGGGAGCGTCATGACCTAGAGAGACGGCTGGTCGACTCTGAGGACAGGGAACGATGTCGGAGCATGAACGACCAGGAATCGATTGCTCGTCTCCGTCGGGACATGAAGAAGCTCAAGGCGTTGCTAAGAGACGCACAGACGGTGCAAGAACAACGGAGTGACAGCCAAGCGAACCGCATAGCTATGCGGCAGTTAAGAAATCAGCTGGAGGACGCGGAGAGCGCCAGGGACTCGGCACTCAAGGCCCGGTCCCTAGCTGAAACTGATCTGGCGGAGGTGACTGCTTCGTTGGACGAAGCGCAAGTGGCCAAACGTACGGCCGAGGAGCGCGCTGCCGGTCTGGCTCGAGACAAGAACCATCTACAGGGCCAGCTGGACGAGAACGAAGAGGAGCTGGCCGAGGTACTGAAGAAGTACCGGGGTACGGTGCAACAGCTGAGTGCCGAGCAGACGGTGCAACAGGAACAGGCAAGTCGCATCGCCGAGCTGGACACGGACCGGGCCAACTTGCAGGAGCGGCTGGCTGAGCTGACGTTCCGGTTAGACAACATGGAGACGCACGGTGACCCGGCCGGATCGCTGAACCTGAAGCGGCTGCAGCTCCGGGTCACCGAGCTCGAGTCCAAGTTGCAGCTGGAGCTGACCACCCGGACCCGACTGGAGGTGCAGATAGCCCGGCTGAAGGAGACCGTCGACCGGTTGGAGTCCGAACGAGAGACGGCTCAGTGCAAGGAGAACGCCGCTCAGGAGGCGGTGCGCAAAATGCAGCGGTCGTTGCGGGAGGCCCGGGAATCGATGGCCGAGAGGGAGTCCCGGGAGTCCGCGGACGTGAACCGCAAACGGGCGCTGGAAAAGCGAGCCGAACAGGCAGAGTCTGAGGTGAGCACCGTTAAATCTGATCTGGCGCTGGCGCTGCAGCGCATCGACGACCTGCAGGCTGCAATGACTGGTGATCTggatgacgatgacgacgaaTTCCGGTCGAGCagcgatgacgacgacgacgacggtgggGACGGCGATAGCGACGATTCGGTAACCACGTTCTTAGCCAACCAGGGCGCGAGGAACACCACGATCCTACAGCAGCAAAAA AACGTGGATTCAAATAATTGA